The Lutzomyia longipalpis isolate SR_M1_2022 chromosome 2, ASM2433408v1 DNA window ccgtgacgccaaaaatgtatccgtgacgctaaaaatatatccgtgacgttaaaaatgtatccgtgacgctaaaaatgtatccgtgacgccaaaaatgtatccgtgacgttaaaaatgtatccgtgacgctaaaaatgtatccgtgacgccaaaaatgtatccgtgacgctaaaaatgtatccgtgacgctaaaaatgatTCCTTCCAGAATCAAAAATGAATCcgtgaaaatgtatccgtgacgccaaaaatgtatccgtgacgccaaaaaatgtatccgtgacgcctgaaaatgtatctgtgacgcctgaaaatgtatctgtgacgcctgaaaatgtatccgtgacgccaaaaatgtatccgtgacgttaaaaaatgtatccgtgacgcctgaaaatgtatctgtgacgcctgaaaatgtatccgtgacgccaaaaaatgtatccgtgacgcctgaaaatgtatctgtgacgcctgaaaatgtatctgtgacgcctgaaaatgtatccgtgacgccaaaaatgtatccgtgacgttaaaaaatgtatccgtgacgcctgaaaatgtatctgtgacgcctgaaaatgtatccgtgacgcctgaaaatgtatccgtgacgctaaaaatgtatccgtgacgttaaaaatgtatccgtgacgcctgaaaatgtatccgtgacgcctgaaaatgtatccgtgacgctaaaaatgtatccgtgacgttaaaaatgtatccgtgacgccaaaaaatgtatccgtgacgccaaaaatgtatccgtgacgcctgaaaatgtatctgtgacgcctgaaaatgtatctgtgacgcctgaaaatgtatccgtgacgccaaaaatgtatccgtgacgccaaaaaatgtatccgtgacgcctgaaaatgtatctgtgacgcctgaaaatgtatctgtgacgcctgaaaatgtatccgtgacgcctgaaaatgtatccgtgacgccaaaaatgtatccgtgacgccaaaaaatgtatccgtgacgtaaaaaatgtatccgtgacgcctgaaaatgtatccgtgacgttaaaaatgtatccgtgacgttaaaaatgtatccgtgacgctaaaaatgtatccgtgacgcctgaaaatgtatccgtgacgttaaaaatgtatccgtgacgcctgaaaatgtatccgtgacgctaaaaatgtatccgtgacgttaaaaatgtatccgtgacgctaaaaatgtatccgtgacgcctgaaaatgtatccgtgacgctaaaaatgtatccgtgacgttaaaaatgtatccgtgacgccaaaaaatgtatccgtgacgctaaaaatgtatccgtgtcTCCATAAAatgagactactgataccaggcggtttaaatctattttaattcatcacaaatcttttctcttttaaaaatttgcgcaaagcgcaacaaatccccgcgaagcgggcggggcgaggtaaattggaacgaagcgacaatttacctcgttttctATACTACATAAAAGGAGTCTATGCACTTTTATTCGTATCATGCGATATCCTTTTAAGttataaaattccaaaagaaccaaaaaaaaacttcatttttttcttggatcAATTGCGGAaagttttgtttgaaaatatttaattaaaccaCGCCCACATCATATTATATTTCCCcttaaaatgaaagattaaTGATCAATGCATGAATGCTTATGTTTTTTATAgatatttaaaaggaaaatcaaaaagCTACAATGACGAGGCTAAGGAATCTTTTAGCTATTTCTTTTTAGACCTTTTATCCCATTTTTGTGCAGAAATTCGATTGGACTCAAATTTTGTCTGAGCTAAGAATGTTCCATGTTGATCATTGAACAATATCATGGGGTGAACAGAAGTGAATAAGCTCCTTTATAACAAGAGAAATAAggacaataaataaaattcacggCTTTCTTATACATAACAAGAACAggacttttatttatttatggaaaaaaacgtttaattttttttctccagagaaacattgattttcttccaaacTTTCGCATCACAAAAATGCCTTCATCAGGTATTAAAATTATCAGAATAATTCTTACCGTGTTTCGAGAAGTTTGGAGATTATTGGCTCCTTCTTCAGGTCTagaatgcaattttttgtggTACAAAGGAAAAAGACCAATTTATAGCAGTTCAGAAAttctaaattagaaaaatctaTTCTAACCAAACATTGCATCAATGTCGTAAATACCTACCCAAAAAATCAAtccaatattatatttttcaacagaAGAAAAGGATATTTGTAATtcgttcaatttttattacatcttCAAGAAGTTCTTCTTTCCATCCAAACTCTTTCCTCTATAAATTTCtctcttaacttttttttttaacccataTTTCATTCGTGTGATTACGCCCTCTTCCTCGCTGGCAAAACGTTGTGCAATGTATTTGCACACGATCAGTGTGATTTTGCCCAACGATGCGTAGCTTTGTGTGTTTCCAGGGAAGCCGTCTGGGCATGTCTTCAACACTTTTTCTCACCTCACCCAAATTTCAAACTACACCGCCGATTAGCGAATCAACAACGAGGAAGTTTTTCCACACCACAAACGCatgatcgttttttttctacaatataGGTGTACTTTATTTCATACTCTCACaaatagaagttttttttatttatatgtttCAAATTAAACGACATCtctttcaagttttttttcacctctgcTCTTCCTTATCCATTATACAATacacatttaattatttctcaatttttttcctcgtcTGCATTGAACAATTTCACAATATATGGCCATAAAGTATCTCAGAAAACTATAAACTTCTttcattatgtttttttttctcttttaatctCTCTTCCGTATCCCTTCAAAATCTACGTTTGGTATCAtctaaaatgtttctttttaactttactttactttttttttattcttcacttTTACAACATCTTTTACAcatttaaaatatgttttgtaAGTCCTTCATTTCTaatcttgatttttattgtaattttttttattctggaAATATGTATAGTTATtgtattcattttgaatttttctttcatttttttctcatgttatatataatttctatAAGAGACAAATTTACgataaatccaaaaaaaagtttaatctgttcatgtaaattttatataagCAACCATTTACAGCAATATCTTAATCttgttcattttctttattatctcttgtttcatttaatttgtaatgtcttttttattatatttccgcttctgtttttttctcagtttttcttttagataaaCTCTGGTGAATTTTGAAAGTTCACACGGGTTAAATTCAAAActgtttcaatttattattttcattattttctcatagataaagtcaaattaattttattaggctatttatgcaaatttctttgcattcaCTCAAAGGTTTTTTTGTCTTACATTCGGCGATTTGctcaaaattgattaaaagaatttttcaattgttttttatatagaaatttgcattttaactaaattttcttttgtgtcttcacaaaatagattttattctttactaaattttttatctataagaaaataagaaaaaaaatctcttttaattctttaacttTCAATAGCTGACaaaatttgtatttcttttcaaatgtatTCAATCTCAAAACCacgtcaaaatttttaatatttttttttcttattatttcactttatttaaGTATAATAAAGGCAAAAATGTTGTTGCATTTTAGGCAAAAAACTCacatctatttttttctttattttaaatctaccaccataatttttttctcctcctgtTTTATAATTTCCACGCGACTGACTTACAAAACCAATATTGTCAGTGCTGTCGctcattttataatatttgttttaattaaaaacattcaattgtttcaatattttctttcataatatACCttcaattaaacaaaaaaaaatcattacacaaaaaatagccaatagagaaagaaaaaataaatcacaggcactttttaaatgaattccgtgtaaataaaaaccttttttatataaaatctaaaaaaatataaaggtaaagaagaaaataaactctttgtcaaattgagaaaataaaaacattttcataccATTTCCTCatcaaaatacttttctattttatatttaattctcctcttttttttgttttaacgtTATACATCTTTCAAAAGCACAATGAGACTATTAAAAGCActttaagaaacttttctttttgtattgcAATTAACACTACAATTCCacattcttttttgtttttgtttaaattggtAGTAACATTagaaattgcacaaaaattcATAGCTAAGCAATTTTCTCGTTTCTTCATttcaattcattgaatttccttaatttattatgcaaaaagctttataaattcattcttaaaaacaattttgtagaaaaaaaaactttacgtctgacatttttttctaatgctaaaaatttcatttaaaatggcattttcttttcaaaatcctcctgaaaactttttgaaaatacttttgtaatttttttttatctttaacggcaaaactttaaaaattttttaatggatttacGGACTCACAGAAGTTTTAGGAAGTTGGGAGCTTATTCAAAAGATTACCCAACTATAGGCCATATTTAGTTCATGGTACAAGTCCGTGTATCCTAAAAGGCACTGGAATATCTAAAATCCAGGCAGCATGGGTAATTTAATCTGTAAATggttaatatttatttattttttttttaatatcgcGGTCACTTGTCAAAGGCCTTATCgagttatttttcttcttttcaataaaatatttttgttttctcttaAGACACACCAAATTGATTGTGGGGCCAATAGGAGAGCACACAATCAATCAacagaataatatttatttattttctttccacaATCAAAATActctcattttattcttcaaaaaagcAGCGTTTAAAATTGCACAGTTGAAGCAAAAATTATGCACAATAAagcattttatcaaaaatccaCGAAGcttgttttttattctttaaattctttcaataaacATTTAGGCAAAATTCtcctagaaaaaaaacattaatgttacattatttttgctttcattAAACTTAAATAGGAATTTCTCTTTcacttttcattcattttctttacttttaaaatcCACGGAAAGAAGGATTGAGGGAAGATGAAGGGTtgagagtattttttttaaccatatttctttcattttatgattaatttttctttcattaataaagaagattattatttttattacaattagtttatagtatattttttccattttttttcttagagatGTTATCATTTAAGAACGTTAATagttaaatgagaaaaagttaATCTTCTAGAATTATACTTGAATTTTGGAGAACTTTGAGTGGaagtttaaattttgcattggaaatatttttgaattgtattttctattgtttatttttagcttAAACATCCACTTAAAGTTACAATTCAAATACTTTACGAATTATTAcacgaaaaatgttttaatcttttatttagaactttgaaaaatattttttcatcttttactAAATTGATCTCGAAAccgaagaaaactttttattatactttttttttacacaatattAACTCCCttaaaatattctccaaaTGAGAATTTATCATTGTTAGCTGCTCTCTTTGcaatgtttcatttttcttcttttcaaacttttaaaactaaaCGAAGTAAATtgtaaactaaaaaatataatttcacattttccacttaaaaaatattttaacttcttaaaaactaatttgataaaagaatttttttaatcataaaaattttcattgaataacgCAAAATAAACCATTTAGGCTTTTCTTTAGAgggaagaaaacaaaaattggctctagaattttataaaatagtcattgaatatttttttaatttgaaatttcttttcaaatctttatttttgttttctttaaagatttttattatcatttatCGGCttagaaaaagttttattttaattcggtaataaaaatcaacggaaaaatgatttaaaagtcGTAAAAACAAACACCCTCATCTGAGTCTCGAACTCAAGACAAAGGTGTCAAAAAACGTGTACGCTAATGATTACCCTAATAATTTTGCATAGAAGTACATggctcaactttttttttcattttttattaacaaaacaatgacaaataaaacagaaacttttaaaactgAAGGAATATCCTTAAACACTcctatttctcttttttgtgtcctttttctttcaactcaTTTAACaactttaaattcatttccatGACTATTTTATAAAATCCTAACGAACCATATTATAgggaattttttctccaagaatcctcctaaaaattaaaataaaaataaatttgacatAAGTAATGGGAaaggaaggtttttttttcttttgtatagTTTACTTGCTCCTCAATTTGCTGTTTATCTCACACAATACACGCATACCAGGAGGGGGGGTTTAAGAGACTGAACTTATGGCATTATGTGGCGATCCCATTTGTGTGAGAACCTTATCGAGCCACTGTAGTGGCCCATGGAGATGAATTTCAATCCAACATGGTGTTGAGGTGACATCCTGACGGTGATACTCTGCACCCCATCCCTTAACGAAACTCATACGAATCGTACACATTTTCGTGAGCTCATACACCGCCTCGAAGCCATGATTGACCGATTGGCTGAGTAGTTGAGCGAATTCTTGATTATTGAAAATCTTCAGTGAGCATCCAGGTGGGATTTTGCACACTGTACTCGGATGAAAGCCATGGTGATGGTTGCAATTGCGACTTTGTACAAATATCGCCGAATCCGAAAGGCATTCAGCATAGACTTCACCACCGACATAGCATAGGTGCACCCCCTTACCAATGTGACGCCGGGTATTCTCAATTGTACTATTGCGATTCACATTGCTGAGCTGCCCCAGGCAGAAACGCTGGGAATTATTGGCTGGATTTGTAAAGCCATCAACAATGATGGAGTGGGATGTTTGATTGGTGGGTGCCAAGCAGTGGAAAACCTCCCCGACTCGGCAATTGAGCTCGTAATAGGCGATACTCGCCCAAAATGGGGGCTCCTGATACCGCACCGGTGCCACCTCACCCATTTGGATGTCCATCGATGCATCCGGGGGATTGTTGCTATTGGCATCTTCAGGTGGGCTGTAAGCAGGTGGCGGCGTCTCCGGTAGAGATCCATACGGACTGGTGGGATTTGAATTAACCGAACCCGGACTCGAGACCGACGATAGCGGACTATTGGGGCTCATGTGCGATGTGAAGCCTGTATTTGAGTAGCTCACATTGTGTGGCATTGTGGGCTCCGCCATCGACTGAAATGGCAACATTGAGTGCCCTGGTGCAAATTCCGAATGCCTCGGCACAAGGA harbors:
- the LOC129790620 gene encoding protein mothers against dpp isoform X2, producing MANRNLNFGSNRFLFNSQFALPRQFRGERHPVYVTTTMETDDVESSSSSTMSSLNSLFSFTSPAVKKLLGWKQGDEEEKWAEKAVDSLVKKLKKRKGAIEELERALSCPGQPSKCVTIPRSLDGRLQVSHRKGLPHVIYCRVWRWPDLQSHHELKPLETCQYPFSAKQKEVCINPYHYKRVESPVLPPVLVPRHSEFAPGHSMLPFQSMAEPTMPHNVSYSNTGFTSHMSPNSPLSSVSSPGSVNSNPTSPYGSLPETPPPAYSPPEDANSNNPPDASMDIQMGEVAPVRYQEPPFWASIAYYELNCRVGEVFHCLAPTNQTSHSIIVDGFTNPANNSQRFCLGQLSNVNRNSTIENTRRHIGKGVHLCYVGGEVYAECLSDSAIFVQSRNCNHHHGFHPSTVCKIPPGCSLKIFNNQEFAQLLSQSVNHGFEAVYELTKMCTIRMSFVKGWGAEYHRQDVTSTPCWIEIHLHGPLQWLDKVLTQMGSPHNAISSVS
- the LOC129790620 gene encoding protein mothers against dpp isoform X1 — protein: MANRSENCNYFTEDLNFGSNRFLFNSQFALPRQFRGERHPVYVTTTMETDDVESSSSSTMSSLNSLFSFTSPAVKKLLGWKQGDEEEKWAEKAVDSLVKKLKKRKGAIEELERALSCPGQPSKCVTIPRSLDGRLQVSHRKGLPHVIYCRVWRWPDLQSHHELKPLETCQYPFSAKQKEVCINPYHYKRVESPVLPPVLVPRHSEFAPGHSMLPFQSMAEPTMPHNVSYSNTGFTSHMSPNSPLSSVSSPGSVNSNPTSPYGSLPETPPPAYSPPEDANSNNPPDASMDIQMGEVAPVRYQEPPFWASIAYYELNCRVGEVFHCLAPTNQTSHSIIVDGFTNPANNSQRFCLGQLSNVNRNSTIENTRRHIGKGVHLCYVGGEVYAECLSDSAIFVQSRNCNHHHGFHPSTVCKIPPGCSLKIFNNQEFAQLLSQSVNHGFEAVYELTKMCTIRMSFVKGWGAEYHRQDVTSTPCWIEIHLHGPLQWLDKVLTQMGSPHNAISSVS
- the LOC129790620 gene encoding protein mothers against dpp isoform X3; translated protein: METDDVESSSSSTMSSLNSLFSFTSPAVKKLLGWKQGDEEEKWAEKAVDSLVKKLKKRKGAIEELERALSCPGQPSKCVTIPRSLDGRLQVSHRKGLPHVIYCRVWRWPDLQSHHELKPLETCQYPFSAKQKEVCINPYHYKRVESPVLPPVLVPRHSEFAPGHSMLPFQSMAEPTMPHNVSYSNTGFTSHMSPNSPLSSVSSPGSVNSNPTSPYGSLPETPPPAYSPPEDANSNNPPDASMDIQMGEVAPVRYQEPPFWASIAYYELNCRVGEVFHCLAPTNQTSHSIIVDGFTNPANNSQRFCLGQLSNVNRNSTIENTRRHIGKGVHLCYVGGEVYAECLSDSAIFVQSRNCNHHHGFHPSTVCKIPPGCSLKIFNNQEFAQLLSQSVNHGFEAVYELTKMCTIRMSFVKGWGAEYHRQDVTSTPCWIEIHLHGPLQWLDKVLTQMGSPHNAISSVS